TCGAAAGCAGCTTGAAACAGCTGGCTGAGAGGCGTACTGATATCTTTGGTGTGGAAGAGACAGCGATTGGTAAAAAGATTGGTGAGGAAGAAATCCAGAAGCCAGAGGAAAAGGTGAGAACAGTTATCAGACAAAAGCACAGGATATGACCAAGGTTATCTAAAAAGAATGGAAGAATATTTtaaatttgtgttgttttgtttccctTCTTCCTTCAGGTCACATGGGATGGCCATTCAGGTAGCATGGCACGTACGCAACAGGCAGCACAGGCCAACATCACCTTGCAAGAGCAGATTGAAGCCATTCACAAGGCCAAAGGACTGGTGGGAGAGGATGATACTAAAGAGAAGATTGGACCTAGCAAGCCAAGTGAAATTCATCACCAGCCTCCCATTCCCTCCGCTGCACCTATTTTGTCTAAACCCAGCCCTCCTGTCACAGTGCCTCGCCCACCCTCTGCTGTGAGTTAATGTTTTacaaaaattataatttattctattttaatatttctctttttaaaCGTACATCTCATGGTTAACTAATGTGTTTGCTACAGGTGCCACCTCCAGTGCGCACGACGCTCCTGTCTGCTGTGCCTGTAATTCCGAGACCTCCTGTTGCCCCCGTGGTGCGTCTTGCGCCGGGACAAGTCATTGCATCAATGCCTCCCATGATTCCTGCTCCCCGTATCAATGTGGTTCCCATGCCTCCAACAGCACCTCACATCATGGCCCCCAGACCACCCCCCATGGTTGTTCCAGCTGGTAAGATGAAGGTTCCCATTATTCACACCGGAGGATAAATGGCATAGTTGAAATAAGCAAGTCTGATTATATTGTACACATTTAGAAAATGGACTTTTAgatagcatgtcctttttttttcttcagctttTGTTCCAGCTCCTCCGGTGCCACAGCCACCAACAGTTCCTGCACCTCCTtctcacccacctccacctcatGACGATGAGCCACTTAGCAAGAAAATGAAAACGGAGGACAATCTCATTCCAGAGGAGGAGTACCTTCGTCGAAATAAGGTTTGTTAGTGCAGCAAGCTGtgatattattataattagtagtagtagtagtagcaatAAGTAACTTGTTTTCCTTTCCAGGGTCCTGTGGCAGTTAAAGTCCAGGTTCCCAACATGCAGGACAAGACCGAATGGAAGCTAAATGGCCAAGTACTGAATTTCACTGTCCCGCTCACAGACCAGGTTTGCATATGTTACCCAATTGTTTCCCTTCTTCTCGTGAATATTCCAGAGCGCATGCTCTAGTCTTACCACTGTGCAAATGCAATGTGTACACAGGTGTCTGTCATTAAAGTCAAAATCCATGAAGCCACAGGGATGCCAGCGGGAAAACAGAAGCTACAGTATGAGGTAAACTTGTTTACCCTAGTTGGAACATTTGTCGTTGCATGTGCATTTATCAAAATGCACACTGAATAATATTGTTgaacttttttttccttgtgtagGGCATTTTCATCAAGGATTCCAACTCCCTGGCCTATTACAACATGAGCAATGGTTCAATCATTCACTTGGCACTAAAGGAACGAGGTGGAAGGAAGAAGTGAGccaagcagcaggaagaaaaacattttactcagccgggtcctttttttttttttttaaatcttagtTTAACTATCATTTTCATGATTATATAGCATTTTCATACACTTCTGTGTGATGGGCGTGCTTTTCCTACATGTCAACCTTTACTCGCAGTGCTCAGTGAATTGCACGCTGTGTAGACATGTCATCACAAAACCCTTAGTGTGTAGATGTTGATAAACAGTACTGTGGAAAATGTAAAGCCTCCTAATGTTCCCTCATTTAAGTAAAGAACTTCAGAAATATGAAtctgcctgtgttgtttttgcgGTGTTAGACATTCGATGAAGCCATTGACTAATAATTGCATCACGATCTATCAGATGCCCAGTTATGTTACAGACTCAGGCAGTGACGCATTGGCGTGGAGTAAACTGTTTACTTGCAAATGTTTCTTCTGGTAGATGACTCAGATGAGCTGCAGCGCAATAGCGGGCCAGATTTAAAGTGCAGTTCCGCAGACAGCCACTAGGGGCGGTGCTAACAGTAAGACGGCAAAACCCAGCCAGCCAGGACAGGCTGGGTTGTTGCTGGTCGATGCAAAATCTGTCCATTCCAGTCGGGATGACAGGAGTACGAACACCGTTAGCAGCAAAGAGAAAGGAGTGCTGCAGCCGAGCTGACGCTCAACTGTGAAAACCGAGATAATATAGCGTCGCTGCGCAGAAGGTCGGGTCGGGTTGCGACGAGCAGTTGAGGTAAACTTTAAGCTAGCCAACGTTAAGTCTGATGAAGTGTTCAGGATCATCTAAGCTAGTTAGCACGAGCGTTTGAGGTCTCCTGGTGGAGCGAAGTATTAAGTTAGATACGATTTAGGTACACATCAGCCGTTAAAACGTTTATCGTATGTCGAGGAGTCATGGCGTGAATGCTGCTTGGCTCCGCAATATATGCAGACGAGCACATTTGACTCGGGGTTGTCAACAAGCGCGCTGACGTTAGCTGTCCTGGctagccagccagccagcctcCTGCCACCATGGCCAAAACAGAGAACGGCCGTCAATCTGTGGACACGCGGAGCATCCggaccatcagcagcagccacatcGACGACGAGAGCTCCGTGGGCTCCGACTCGGAGATCAACGGCTTCGCCAGCGACCGGAGGACCGATAAATACGGATTCATCGGCGGGGCGCAGCAGTACTCGGAGGAGTCGTAAGTCAGCGTTCAGCTCCTAACAGATCCCACCTTTTGTTGTCACGCCAGTGGTTCCGCTAATGAAAACCCGAGAGCAGTGTGAGCAGACGTGAACTTTCAGCCCGGCGGCGTTGGTCGGTGCAGCGGCTAAGCTAATGGCCGAGCTCCAAAACAGCTGCGTGGCAAAATGTCTTTAAAGCCGCGGTGGACACCGTGAACCCGGTGAAATATAACGCAAGAGAGGCTGAAAGCGGATGGGTGGAAGATGGAAGCACCGCGTGTCTTCCGTGTGTTCTGtcaagttttttattttatttttatattttaaaataaaatgcctCATTGCACGAATAGTAAAACAGCGTCGCCCTCGTCTGCTTCACTTGGATGAAGTGATTCACGCTCCTGCTTTGCCTTTTCTGTCTCCAAGCGCGGCCCTAAAGCCCACATTACAGCACTGAAATAGCGcaaggagcgagagagagctgCGCCAAGCGCTGGAAGAGTGGGAGATGCCCGCTTTCTGGGGGTTTGGCAGCCTGGGAGCTACAGCTCCGGTGCCCCGTTACTGGAGGGGCCTCTCTTGGCTCCCAGGTTTAAAGGTAGTCACTGACTTTAGGTTCAGCTCTCTCTCTGGCAGTGAGAGTATCTAATCATTGTTTGGGGAAGTTGAAACCAGAGAGCAGCGTTGTATAACAGATCCACAACGTGTAGCCTAcatgcttttctctttttaaggGAAACTGGGCTGTCCCAAGTTTTAAAAAGTGCTCTTAGAAGACGCTGAAACCTACAATTACAGGCTTGCGCTGATGAGATAATAACACAGTTTAGCCAAGCATCAGACCTCATTTGTAACGCAGGTTAGACTTGCCTACGGTTTCTTTTTCTGCTGGAGAGTAGAACATGAAGCGTTTAATGTTTCCTGCTGGTAAACGTTACATCATAAAGAAAGCGGTCCTGACGGCAGTCGCACACACTTTACTATTAAATGGTTTCGTATTCTTTATACTCACTTCAAAACTCTTTATTGTagttgttatttttaattacacGTTTGACTTGAGAGCGGCCACACACGCAGATCTGATGGGTTTCTTTTAGTCTTACCCTCCAAGAGTCTGGTGGTGCTAACAAATGCCTTTTAattcatttgtattttatgtCTGTCTGAGCAGCCTCAGGAGAAAATGTCAATATTATTTTTAACTCATTCGTGCAgaataaaacttttatttacttGTGGTTCACTCTGGTTGAGTGATATTTTCCCTTaccctcttttctctgcttttccagAGCTCAGGATGTCCCTACAGAGGTGCTCAGGCAGAGGGAGGTGAAGTGGCTGGACATGCTCAGCCACTGGGACAAGTGGATGATGAAAAGATTTGATAAGGTCCGTACCAAGATTTAACATGACACACATGACAAGTGTATTACTTGTATGCATTGTTCAGATACTAATCGGTTATTTACTTCTCCTAAAGCCGCTGTCTGAACTTTACTCCTACTGTATGAAGGTGTTTCAGCACTAAGCTGTTACATACGCATGGTCAGACAAGGCTGATGTCAGGGCCCGTGTATTTGCTTGCATGCTTAAAATACTTCTGCGGACATGTTTGCTGCTTCATTTGCCTGGTTGGCTCTTTGCAGTCACTCTGCTATTTAACACGGAGGTGCAGcctcaaacccccccccccccccccttcagcgAGTCAGCAGCAGGATAGGACCCATCCCTTTATCAAGCCAGAGACCACGTGACAGATTCACGGTCTCAGATTTAGGGTGGGGCGGTGTTTACTTCCTGCAAGGCAGCTCTATAATAAAGGTGCTGTAAACTCAGTGAAGCGGTAGACATTTTTCTGCTGTGCACATTACTGGGCTTTTCAGTCATACAGTGACTTTATACAATAAATGATCTTATCAGGGATTTGTGGAAGCTTCCAGACCAGAAACAGCTGCACGTGactcatgaggaaaaaataaattacacaaaaaaagTGAAAGGGTGAGAAATATGCACGTTATGTGCTTGTGCATATTGCTACTTGTCGTCAGTCAAAGTTTGCACCTCAGTTCTGGTAAAAGGGAAGAtttgagggagagagagagagcgatatTAGCAACGAAAGACACAGAAGTGATTGGAGGGTGTGGATAGTGATAGTGCTTTAGTTTTCATACGTGGGTTCTTTTGGTTCCGTCagataatctgtgatgcagtaaCAGTGCAGGAACTTTGCAGTAATTGATATCCCATGACATCAGAGTGTTCTTGAAAATGAGAGCTGTGTTTGCCTTAAACAAAGGGTGTAGTTGCTTTTAGGGAATCCAAACCTAAGAGCTAATATGAGTTCTGGTTCCATGACCTATTTCCCGTGTTATTATTCTTAAACCTTGTCATGCTTCAAATGCTTTGGTGAACCCCTGTTTTCCTGTGGCCCAGGTGAGGATACGGTGCCAGAAAGGAATTCCTCCTGCCCTCCGAGGTCGTGCGTGGCTCTACCTGTCAGGCGGGAAGGTGAAGAGAGAGCAGAACCGTGGAAAGTTTCAGGTCTTCAAGCTTCTTCTTTCACTTCCTCTTCACAGTTTAAATGTGggattaatttcatttttaaatttcaatTCAAATTGTAACTGAAACTGTGGTTTAGTCACCAGTGTTGTTCTTTAAGGATGCTAGCGTTAGTTTacttttaattctgttttttgACAACTTGGCTGCTTTATCGGTTAACGATGCATCTCTCGCTGTCAGAGAACTTCATTTTAGAATAaggaaataaaatcaataaatacaGTATTACATATACCCCTGGCTCTGTTGTTTAATTACAAATCTACAATGCCTGTACACCTCTCCTCTGTGTTGTATTAGGAGCTGGACAGTCAACCAGGTGACGTCAAATGGCTTGATGTGATTGAGAAAGACCTCCATCGACAGTTTCCTTTTCATGAGATGTTTGTGTCACGGGGAGGACATGGGTAATCTGTCTGTCATTACACACTAGGATTGCAGAGTGTTTTGAAATAGTATTAgtgtatttaaattatttatttgaatttaaggtttttgtgtatttttcttttgattGAGTGCAGGCAGCAGGACCTGTTTCGTGTTCTTAAGGCCTACACCCTGTACAGACCAGAGGAAGGATACTGCCAAGCTCAGGCTCCCATTGCTGCTGTGTTGCTCATGCACATGCCTGCTGAGGTACTGTACAATTTTTCTTTCACTCACAAACCCCatgtaaaagacaaaagacaaagatgATTGACATTATTATGTTCTACAGCTCAGTTACACTTTGTTATCTCAGCAGAGCCAGACTGAGGTCATCTAGAGATAAATTAGGAAGCTGTTCCTCAGACTCAGTGCTTGGTAACATTAGACAGAACCAACCATAATAACAATACTAAGGCAGAGTAAGACATGTATGCAAAGCAAACACGATAGTATCATTGGCTAAATTAGGTAAGAACGACACACTATTCATGCGTCAACATGTCCTTCTGGTGTGATAATTAATTCCGCTCTGTCTCATACACTTTTATTATCACAGTCAAAATTTCCATCGTTATCTGACTTCAGGGTGAACAAAGAGAGGCATTATATAAAATCCTTAGTCTGTTTCCTGAcatcatctgtgtttgtttccacaggATGCCTTTTGGGTTCTGGTCCAGATTTGTGAGAAGTATCTTCCTGGCTACTACAGTCCTGGCCTGGTGAGAATGCAACACGTTCAAGCATGCGCACCTACATCAGCCAGCGTTATAAATCCACAGGGAATAAGAGTTCACAAGTGACTGTAATCCACGCTGAATGACTGGGCTTtcactgtgtttacagcagaGCTGGAATGTCGTTTTGATTTGCAGACACAGGGATTCTGTGGTTACACGTTCTTATGCAACACTGAAACGTTGGCAGACCACAGTTTCAACACTGGGTTACATACTTACTTGCACAACTGCATAGTAATAAAGTGTCTCGGTTAATACATTTTTCCTGGTGGTTCAGCTTGATTGTTGTTAAATGATTTCATTCATTTGAGGCGAAGAAGCACAGAGCTACAAAAGATGTTTCACAATCTGACTAATAATACAGTGCAGTGGACAGATTGAAGTTGGAGCAACACAATCCTTTTCCACTACTTTATTTTTAATGGATAATCATTCACTTGCATTATCTGTATCCAACACTGGTGTTTACTCTTTTCTGCCTCCCCGCCTACTTCTGCTTCAGGAAGCTATACAGCTGGATGGAGAAATCCTGTTTGCTCTGCTACGACGCGTCTCCTCGCTAGCTTTCCGTCATCTGGAGAAGTACAAGATCGACCCCATTCTTTACATGACTGAGTGGTTCATGTGTGCCTTCTCTAGAACGCTGCCTTGGGCCTCAGTGCTGCGTGTCTGGGACATGTTCCTTTGTGATGGTAACAGTAGTTCATAATGCTGTACTGTTCAATAGATGCTTATTGACCCCCATCTAATATTCTTCAGATTGAAATGCATTCActtggtttctctctctctctgtcagggGTAAAGATCATCTTCCGAGTGGGTTTGGTGCTGCTTAGGTGCATGTTGGGGACCCGGGAGAAGCTGAAGGCCTGTCAAGGCCTGTATGAAACCATGGAGCTTCTCAGGGCTATAGACCCACGATACATGCAGGAGGGCTTCCTCGTTCATGAGGTAAGAGCAGAACAGTGGCTTGAAAATAAGATACAAGTACtgttattttgcattttaaactttacatgtattttctattttaatgtGGCATTGAACCAAAAAAGCTGCAATACTGAGGTTTGCTAAAGctagaagctgtgtgtgttgatgaCAAAAGTCATATTATCCTAGCATAATCTCTTAATGATGCAGGGGAGGGTTGTGTCGCTCATTGGAGTTGCCACAACAGTGAGTATTCACAGACGTAGACAAGGGAACAGCAGAGAGTCCTAGAGCCTGAAGtaaaagagaaacagagacaaaTTACTCTGAATGTTCGCTGGCCAGTGTCTGGTTCCTGTGTAGGACTCTTGTGTGAGTATCTGTCTATGTTAACAATGCCCCTTCTTATACAAAGCGCTGCATTGACTGTGGGTAGTGGTGCATCAGCATCAGCCCCAGGGCCCTTTGGTATTTACTGACAAAAGTTCATTTTAACTCGTGAAACATGTGGATAACATATTTTCCAGTGAGGCTGTTGCTTAGGATCTTCTTTATTGGGATCCTTATGACTGCAGCTGCAAACCTGGCAATGCGTCTCCTGTTCTTCCCGTTGCAGATCGTGGAGGTGCCAGTTACGGCACGAGATGTGGAAAGGGAGCATCACAGCCAGCTGAAGCGCTGGAAGAAGAACCGCGGCGAGCTCAACTTTAAGCCGCCCCCTCGGATGCACGGCGCTCGCCTAATCATGATGGCCGAGCCGCCGAGGCGCCAGGACCTGGAGCAGAACCCCACCATTGTACTCGAGGTTCCTCAGTCCACCTCACAGCTGAGAGCgagcaagaagaagaggagcatgAAGAAATCTCAGGCCACTGTGGAAATTCCCAACCCGTATCCTCTTACACACAAcccttcacctccaccctcGGATCCACTTGCCCCACCTCCAGTCAACACCAAGATGTCAGACTCCTTTCGCCAGCAGCAAGCGCCTCTTACAGACCTTGTCCCTGCCAAAGAGTCTTTTCTTCAGCAGTCCACACAGAGCCttagcagcacagagcaggacacATACCTGTAGCTTCACCGTAGTCACTTCGACTGCATGAGTGGTAAAAGCACCAAAGCACCAGCAACAGCCGGCCTTTGCCTTGTGGCATCACTGTTATTCTAACATTGGACTCTTTtgtattcatatatttaccttTTGATAACATTTCGATTAGAAAATTATTAGCATACACGAAAGCTTCAACGCCACATGTAAAACTACTTCTGTGCTTGTGCCATTTCTCCTGGTGTTACCTCCTCttggtttttctttgtttaGATCATAAGTCTTGGTTTTCTGTGCATATGGGAAACATGTTACTGACCTAATGGGAGCATAGTAATATCTACACGTAACAGTGGTGTAAATAAGAGTTAAAGATTAGAGATGCCACAGTGGATGCGGTTCTTTTTAGCATTTCTATTCATTTCAACACCTTTGTTACTTTAAGCAGTGGCTGATACAGTTGTTATACTTTTCAATGCAAGGTCTTTTATTTCAGAGTTTTGGTCACTAGAGGGCAGCCTCGCAGAGGGTTgagccatcatcttcctctacTGAGAAGCTCTTTTTGTACAAGCACTATTTATTAAGTAAAACCTGAAATGAGTCCATAGTCTGCTAATGCACTAAaggtctttgtttttttcagtcagTGTAGTGATGTGGTCCAACTCTTTGTAAATGAGACACTTTGCAGCAGTAATTTATGTTACAGTTCGCTCTGTGGCAGAACACTGGACATTCCTCACTCTATGACACATTCCTGCCTTGTTGAACGCCTAAACAGTCTGAAGGCCGCCTCTTGccaaatgcaaatgtgtttgtgtgtgtgtgtacatgtgtttctATCACAACGTAGACTGTGAGTGATCACACAGGAATCACCTAGTGGTGCTGACCGTCATCCTGGCATAGCTCAAATATTCACCATTTGGGCTCTTTGTTGGGTGATTTTTTGGTTTTTCTAATATTTGCTAGAATTTCCAAAGCAAATCAACATTGTTGTTTAGAGACTATTCACAAACCGTGACCCGCTGCTTTTGTTAGTACAGTAGAGATCATGGGATTTTCCAGTGTATTGGGATCTTTGGAACATTTCACTTAACGTGTATAGTTTCTTTGGGAATCCTGGAGATATTCAGTGCCTAAAGGCTTTTTTTAAAAGCATGTTggacaatcttttttttttctcagccaGTCTGTTTTCTAACAGTGAAAAATGATAAAGGGAGATTTAACAGGCATCTGCACACACTAATAAATTTGCAAAAAAACGCATGTGTAGATAATAAAGAGCTACAAGTTTCAAAGGGATGACACATTTCCAAGCAGTGACACTCCTGTAGTTTTTTAGGTGCTTAAATAACCCACCTCACATTTCGCTgatgttattttaatttaatacttTGTGTAGATATGACATGTAAATGAAATCTATTTTTCATTGTataaagctttattttattgaacAGTTTTAGCAGATGGGACATCTCTAAATCTTCAGGACCATATACTTTAATATTTGAAACGCTAGAACATCTTCATCTGGAAATGGGGGAACTGTTTACCACTGAAAATGGAGTTTTTTCACCAATCACAATAAGCCTAAAACTGTTTGACAACCATGGACACTATGCATCATCATGACTTTAATTTTTACCAATAAAGATTTGTTCAAATTCATTTAAACCGTTTGCTTACCGTAGTGCTTTAATGTGGGCAGACAGACTTTGTTTGCAGTGTATCATGTTCACCTGCAGATGGACCAACAGAGTCATCACATCACCCAAACATACAAGGCTGCTGTAGAAATGCTCATTTCATGAGCATGAGGAAATGCCATGAGGTCTAACTCTGAAAGTGGCTCGGGGCTGAAAGAAATAGTGTTTGTGTTCTGGGAAGGTTGTTGCTTTCTTGCAGAGTCTTGGCTAAAAACCACTAACTAGTTAGTTTATCTAACACTACATCTCAACAACTGGGGTGTGTACTGAGCTATTTTGACCTTTATGATGTGTTGGCGtatgtattaatattttaatacctTCGTACAGAGGCACAGAGGGGTACGTCACCATGCAAAGGTTTTGTGTGGTCAAGCTGCAGTTCCCAGAATATGCATGAGGTCCCGTTGCTTTCTAAAGAAAGACTGGTTGTAGATTAGTTTAATGAAAGAATTTAGACAACACAATGAATCATCTTTTCCCACAAGTAATTCTGCACCATGTCAAATCTGTCATGTCAGATAGCGCTTCACGGTGCCAATCTTATCAAATGGGAGTTCATGCTCTGGTGTCTCTCTGTCTAAGCATTtttgtaaagcaaaaaaaaacagactgtgAAGCCACCGTAGGAGTGTATCCATCCATGACACAAGTATTTGACCTTTTTGCTCCAAGGCTTTCTCTTTAGCTCCAAAACATCCCCCCAAAGAGCTCATTCCTCCTTCCCCTCGTTCCGACTAATGACAGGTTGCTATTCTTTTCTTAATTCACAGTTTAACCACCCAATGGCTCTTTTCTCCTCGAGGTGTGGGATATCTGCAGCCTTTCCCTCAGGCCTTTAAGAATTGGTTGCAAATTGCTGCCTTGATGACCTCGATATATCCGCTAACGCACTTCTAACCGTTCTGCAAAGCCAGGGCTGCAGCTGTTGATGCCTGGTCCTCTGAAGTTCAGCGCAGTGATTGAGACACGGGCAGCGCCTTGCAGGTAGTTTAGCCTCTGTCACCGCCTTCACTGCGGTAATAACTTTTCGACACACTGTCAGTATAACTGCTGGGTATAGTGCGTAAATGGGATTCGTACTTGAAAGACAGTACAGGCCAATAGTTATTCATCACACTTAGCCACCTGTCACTCTACCAAGGCCATTATGGGCCATTTTGGGATGTGTTGATGTTTGCCCACATGAGGCACAGCAACAGTTAATGGTCTAGGTCCCTAAGGAATACATGCACCGTCACGCTTTCCCTCTTTGCATCGGACACCTGGCCTTCTTTCAGCGCCACCGTGCCATTTACATCTCAAAGGGCGACCGCCAAGAAGGCTCTCTCTGTGCTCTCTTCCTTACTCCAGAAATGATCTGATTTATCTCTTCATCAACGGAAATATATGCCTTTAGAGGCCAATCCCGCCTCTCTCATCCCTCGCAAACCGAGACCCAGTAAAAAGAGAGACTTGTGGTCCCCCATGTGATCCCAAAACCTAACGGACCCTTGTCACAACGCTTGATTCATGTGATGCGGGGCGACTTTTCCTCAGCTCCCAGCATCGGCGCGTTCAAGGGACGGGGGGTGTGGGGTGGGGGTTTGGTGGTGGCACAAATGCGAAGCAAAGGCGCCTGTGTTCCTGAGGTATCCAGTTCCCAGGTTTGATGGAGCATGGCAGGTTGGCTCAAGCCGCATTTGAAAGGCCGCAGTAACAAATCTGAGGGCAGACACTATGATTGTCTGTGCAGGTGAACTTCTCGTAGTAGAATAAAAAGATAGTTATTGCACTGAGGGAAAGCATTAGTCTCAGAGCAAGACAcggtgacgggggggggggcttctctCTAATTAATCACTCCTCTGATCATTTCCACATTCAGGCCAGTTAATATTTCAAAATGATTCCAACCGTGAAATGTGTGCATGTTGTTATTAGTGCTAAGTGTCTGCGGCCTCTTCTTGGATCCAGATACGACAGCTCTCCTTCCAGGCACGGCTTTGTAAATATTCCCAGTCCTCTGGATCCTGTCAGCTATTTTCATACTGATCCAAACGCAGACTACTGTTAAATAATGCTATAAATGCCTGCTAATGTTTTCTGGTTGGACTAGTGCCTGCGGGTTGAATTATTCTGTCGCATG
Above is a window of Betta splendens chromosome 9, fBetSpl5.4, whole genome shotgun sequence DNA encoding:
- the LOC114862334 gene encoding TBC1 domain family member 10A-like, translated to MAKTENGRQSVDTRSIRTISSSHIDDESSVGSDSEINGFASDRRTDKYGFIGGAQQYSEESAQDVPTEVLRQREVKWLDMLSHWDKWMMKRFDKVRIRCQKGIPPALRGRAWLYLSGGKVKREQNRGKFQELDSQPGDVKWLDVIEKDLHRQFPFHEMFVSRGGHGQQDLFRVLKAYTLYRPEEGYCQAQAPIAAVLLMHMPAEDAFWVLVQICEKYLPGYYSPGLEAIQLDGEILFALLRRVSSLAFRHLEKYKIDPILYMTEWFMCAFSRTLPWASVLRVWDMFLCDGVKIIFRVGLVLLRCMLGTREKLKACQGLYETMELLRAIDPRYMQEGFLVHEIVEVPVTARDVEREHHSQLKRWKKNRGELNFKPPPRMHGARLIMMAEPPRRQDLEQNPTIVLEVPQSTSQLRASKKKRSMKKSQATVEIPNPYPLTHNPSPPPSDPLAPPPVNTKMSDSFRQQQAPLTDLVPAKESFLQQSTQSLSSTEQDTYL